One window of Streptococcus suis genomic DNA carries:
- the ftsL gene encoding cell division protein FtsL, protein MLQEKRRETTMRLISEKIKTFNRVEKAFYASLVFTALFLAIGVIFIQTKLLQVQGEMARVNQQINSKQVEIDDTKQAIQELTRSGRLMEIAEKEGLTLNNNNVGVAE, encoded by the coding sequence AAACGACCATGCGTCTGATTAGTGAAAAAATCAAAACCTTTAACCGCGTTGAAAAGGCTTTTTATGCTAGCCTGGTATTTACAGCGCTGTTCTTGGCTATTGGGGTTATCTTCATCCAGACCAAGCTCTTGCAGGTGCAGGGCGAAATGGCACGGGTCAATCAGCAAATCAACTCCAAGCAGGTAGAAATTGACGATACTAAGCAGGCTATCCAGGAATTGACGCGCTCGGGTCGATTGATGGAAATTGCTGAAAAAGAAGGATTGACCTTAAACAATAATAACGTAGGGGTTGCCGAATAA
- the pbp2X gene encoding penicillin-binding protein PBP2X — MQTRRKKLLRYILKQRYRPSQNRRRVGQNLILLSIFTFLVFLINFAIIIGTDSKFGVDLSVAASRVHQQEVIVQARRGTIYDRLGFPIAEDSTTYTVYAVVDKNYVSASNEILYVESSQFSKVASIFKNLLDIDEEYTLKQLKQPELSHIYFGAKGKNISYNTMMTISQEMEAAGIKGIKFNMSPGRMYPNGNFASNFLGLATPDENEDGSYSLSGKTGMEYYLNSILAGQDGKIIYEKDNKGRILPGTEDIRVRPVDGQDVYTTLSADLQRSLETNMDIFFDKTKGKYASATLVSAKTGEILATTQRPSYDADTKEGLADKDLLQYSLLYQATMEPGSTMKVMTLASAIDSNVFDPNQMYVNNGYTIADATVNDWTVNGGESAVSLNMAQAFALSSNVGMIMLEQKMGNEKWLDYLAKFRFGYPTRFGMGSESAGLLPGDNIVTITMSSFGQGISATQVQMLRAFSAIGNDGTMLQPKFISGLYDPNSDSVRIAKPEVVGHPVSEKAASDTRDYMITVGTDPVFGTLYNKWTMSPVIQVNGYDVAVKSGTAQIAKEDGTGYIDGRYLQSVVAMVPAEDPEFIMYATVREPESYTGMEWEDIFNPILKEAMLLKDNLNLDNVAPSLQFVENETEFKLPDVIGQGPGTTAEELRRQLIQPIILGNGDKITDVSVTEGTNLPANQQILLLTNNFTHIPDFYGWTKENMDIFSEWTGIEVVYKGEGSLVVDQNVAFGRELKKTKRLTITLGD, encoded by the coding sequence ATGCAGACGAGACGAAAGAAATTATTACGGTACATATTGAAACAACGCTACCGGCCTTCGCAGAACAGGCGTAGGGTCGGTCAGAACCTGATTTTACTCAGTATTTTTACCTTTTTGGTTTTCCTTATCAACTTTGCTATCATTATTGGGACCGACTCCAAGTTCGGAGTGGATTTGTCAGTGGCCGCTAGTCGTGTGCACCAGCAAGAGGTAATAGTTCAAGCAAGGCGTGGGACCATCTATGATCGACTGGGCTTCCCAATCGCAGAAGATTCGACCACCTATACGGTCTATGCAGTCGTTGATAAGAATTATGTATCAGCTTCCAATGAGATTTTATATGTAGAGTCGAGCCAATTCTCCAAGGTGGCTTCTATTTTTAAAAATCTTCTAGATATTGATGAGGAGTATACTCTCAAGCAATTGAAGCAGCCAGAATTGAGCCACATTTACTTTGGTGCTAAGGGGAAAAATATTTCCTACAATACCATGATGACCATTAGTCAGGAAATGGAAGCGGCCGGCATCAAGGGCATTAAGTTTAACATGAGCCCTGGGCGAATGTATCCAAATGGGAATTTTGCCTCAAATTTCCTTGGATTGGCGACGCCTGACGAAAATGAAGATGGAAGTTATAGCTTGAGCGGCAAGACAGGCATGGAATACTACCTCAATAGCATTCTCGCAGGTCAAGATGGCAAGATTATCTACGAGAAAGATAACAAGGGTCGGATCCTGCCTGGAACAGAGGACATCAGGGTTCGGCCAGTAGATGGTCAAGATGTTTATACGACTCTATCTGCTGATTTGCAACGTTCGCTAGAAACCAACATGGATATTTTCTTTGATAAGACAAAGGGGAAATACGCCAGTGCGACCTTGGTATCAGCCAAAACTGGGGAAATTTTAGCAACAACTCAACGACCAAGCTATGATGCGGATACAAAAGAAGGGTTAGCTGATAAAGATTTGCTCCAGTACTCCCTTCTGTATCAGGCCACTATGGAGCCAGGTTCGACCATGAAGGTCATGACCTTGGCATCAGCAATCGATAGCAATGTCTTTGATCCTAATCAGATGTATGTCAATAATGGCTATACCATTGCGGATGCAACGGTTAACGACTGGACGGTCAATGGGGGAGAGTCTGCTGTTTCCCTCAATATGGCCCAGGCATTTGCCCTATCCAGTAACGTCGGGATGATCATGTTGGAACAAAAAATGGGCAATGAGAAATGGTTGGATTACCTAGCCAAGTTCCGTTTTGGCTATCCGACACGTTTTGGAATGGGGTCTGAAAGTGCAGGCCTCCTGCCGGGCGACAACATCGTAACCATTACCATGTCTTCATTCGGTCAGGGTATTTCAGCGACTCAGGTCCAGATGTTGCGGGCCTTCTCGGCTATTGGTAATGACGGAACCATGTTGCAACCCAAGTTCATCTCAGGCTTGTATGATCCAAATTCCGATTCGGTGCGTATTGCCAAACCTGAAGTGGTTGGCCATCCTGTATCTGAAAAAGCAGCTTCAGATACACGGGATTACATGATCACAGTTGGGACTGATCCAGTTTTTGGTACGCTCTATAACAAGTGGACTATGTCTCCTGTTATTCAGGTTAATGGTTATGATGTGGCAGTAAAATCAGGTACTGCCCAGATTGCCAAGGAAGATGGAACGGGTTACATTGATGGTCGATACCTTCAGTCAGTCGTAGCCATGGTTCCAGCTGAGGATCCAGAATTTATTATGTATGCAACCGTGAGAGAGCCAGAATCCTATACTGGAATGGAGTGGGAGGATATATTTAATCCAATACTGAAAGAGGCTATGTTATTGAAAGATAATTTAAACTTGGATAATGTTGCTCCTTCATTGCAGTTTGTGGAAAATGAAACAGAATTTAAGTTACCAGATGTTATTGGTCAAGGCCCAGGCACAACTGCTGAGGAATTGCGTAGACAATTGATTCAGCCTATTATTTTGGGAAATGGCGACAAGATAACGGATGTTTCTGTTACAGAAGGGACCAATCTCCCAGCCAATCAGCAAATCCTTCTTCTGACCAATAACTTTACCCATATTCCAGATTTTTACGGATGGACCAAGGAAAATATGGACATCTTTAGCGAATGGACGGGTATCGAAGTCGTCTATAAGGGAGAGGGAAGTCTGGTTGTGGACCAGAATGTTGCCTTTGGTCGAGAGCTGAAGAAAACCAAGAGATTAACAATTACATTAGGAGATTAA
- the mraY gene encoding phospho-N-acetylmuramoyl-pentapeptide-transferase, with the protein MQFALISSLVAFLATLLLIPRFIVFYQKKRIEGQQMHEDVKQHQFKAGTPTMGGTVFLVTAIVTSLIFATISNLLTGGLLAILFILFLYGLVGFLDDFLKIFRKINEGLNPKQKLALQILGGLVFYFVHVNATGGGELNVFGYLLDLGPFYIAFVLFWLVGFSNAVNLTDGIDGLASISVVISLAAYSIIAFINRQFDILLVCLTMIGSLLGFFAYNRKPAKIFMGDVGSLALGGMLATISIALRVEWTLLLIGFVYVLETSSVMLQVSYFKYSKKKFGEGRRIFRMTPFHHHLELGGLSGKSEKWSEWKVDFFLWGLGLGMSLLTLAILYL; encoded by the coding sequence ATGCAATTTGCACTCATTTCGAGTCTGGTAGCCTTTCTAGCAACGCTACTTTTGATTCCAAGATTTATCGTTTTTTATCAAAAGAAACGCATTGAAGGGCAACAGATGCACGAGGATGTGAAACAGCATCAATTTAAGGCGGGAACCCCTACCATGGGAGGAACTGTCTTTCTGGTGACAGCCATTGTAACGAGTCTGATTTTTGCCACTATCAGCAACCTGTTAACTGGTGGATTACTAGCCATTCTATTCATCCTGTTTCTCTATGGCCTGGTCGGATTTTTGGATGATTTTTTGAAAATCTTCCGCAAAATCAATGAGGGTCTCAACCCCAAGCAAAAGTTAGCTCTGCAAATACTTGGTGGACTGGTGTTCTACTTTGTCCATGTCAATGCTACTGGGGGAGGTGAACTGAATGTCTTTGGTTACCTGCTTGACCTAGGCCCCTTCTACATTGCCTTTGTCCTTTTCTGGTTGGTCGGCTTCTCAAATGCGGTCAACCTGACAGATGGTATTGATGGCCTAGCTTCGATTTCGGTCGTGATTAGCTTGGCAGCCTATTCCATCATTGCTTTTATCAATAGGCAGTTCGACATTTTACTGGTCTGCCTGACCATGATTGGTAGTCTGCTTGGCTTCTTTGCCTACAATCGAAAACCCGCAAAAATCTTTATGGGGGATGTCGGTTCGCTAGCACTGGGCGGCATGCTAGCTACGATTTCAATCGCTCTTCGTGTGGAATGGACCCTGCTCCTCATCGGCTTTGTTTATGTCCTTGAAACGTCATCCGTTATGCTACAGGTGTCCTATTTCAAATACAGCAAGAAAAAGTTTGGAGAAGGTCGTCGGATTTTCCGCATGACTCCTTTCCACCATCACTTGGAACTAGGCGGTTTATCTGGCAAATCCGAAAAATGGAGCGAATGGAAGGTGGACTTCTTCCTTTGGGGTCTTGGCCTTGGAATGAGTCTATTGACGCTTGCAATTTTATATCTATAA
- a CDS encoding ABC transporter substrate-binding protein, protein MKKKWLTGLLSTVAVLTLAACANGGASNTGSSSKAASSADTETFTYAIDGDPSSTNPLNTSDRWGLTLTNFIYSPLIRIEADGSYVNELAESYEIAEDGLSITVKLRQDVKWSDGEAFNADDVVFTYNEKVKKENGGSDGLYINDQPVTVEKVDDYTVKFVLPAVSAPALDNIVAETYIIPEHIFKDEADLSVNQLKATPVGTGPYKFVEYKNGEYIKLEANENYYKGEAEIDNLVLRIIESPDTTKVALQTGEVDAAFVLPAVIKDLDKDTLETYAYSENRVGYLGLNTTTEELKDVKVRKAILFALNKDEFNQAAYLDKEYYETPYSFLPVANPYKTDDVEKYEQNVEKAKELLVEAGVSNLTLNLGYNSSDAAQTLQATLIQQQLAAIGVTVELAGGDSSALFTELRKEGSTAYNLFLGGYIMGNDPDQYARLFKSGGASNYFKLTSPEIDGYFAEGAVELDKAKREEIYDNLQKELADQAAIYPIVDNKKILAVNKRVKNVEEAGLVPIFTFEDPSKLTIE, encoded by the coding sequence ATGAAAAAGAAATGGCTTACTGGCCTCTTATCAACTGTAGCAGTTTTGACCTTGGCGGCTTGCGCCAATGGCGGAGCGTCCAATACAGGTTCTAGCTCAAAAGCTGCATCATCAGCAGATACGGAAACCTTTACCTATGCTATCGACGGCGACCCAAGTTCGACCAACCCGCTTAACACCAGCGACCGTTGGGGCTTGACCTTGACCAATTTTATCTACTCGCCATTGATTCGTATCGAGGCAGACGGTAGCTATGTCAATGAATTGGCAGAATCTTACGAGATTGCAGAAGACGGCCTTAGCATCACGGTTAAACTCCGCCAGGATGTTAAATGGTCAGACGGCGAAGCCTTTAACGCAGATGATGTTGTCTTTACTTACAATGAAAAAGTGAAGAAAGAAAATGGTGGTTCAGACGGCCTTTATATCAACGACCAACCTGTGACGGTTGAGAAGGTAGATGACTATACGGTCAAATTCGTCCTTCCAGCAGTGTCTGCACCTGCCTTGGACAATATCGTAGCAGAGACCTACATTATCCCAGAGCACATCTTTAAAGATGAGGCAGACCTGTCTGTTAACCAATTGAAGGCAACCCCTGTCGGTACAGGACCTTACAAATTTGTAGAGTACAAGAATGGTGAGTATATCAAGTTGGAAGCCAACGAGAACTACTACAAGGGTGAGGCAGAAATCGACAATCTGGTCCTTCGTATCATCGAAAGCCCAGATACGACTAAAGTTGCTCTTCAAACAGGTGAAGTAGATGCAGCCTTTGTTCTTCCGGCGGTTATCAAGGACTTGGACAAAGATACACTTGAAACTTATGCTTATAGTGAAAACCGTGTTGGCTACCTGGGTCTCAATACGACGACTGAAGAGTTGAAGGATGTCAAGGTCCGCAAGGCTATTCTCTTTGCACTAAACAAGGATGAATTCAACCAGGCAGCTTACTTGGATAAGGAATACTATGAGACACCATATTCCTTCCTTCCAGTTGCCAACCCATACAAGACAGATGATGTTGAAAAATATGAGCAAAATGTTGAGAAGGCCAAAGAGCTCTTGGTTGAAGCAGGTGTCAGCAATCTGACCCTCAACCTGGGTTACAACTCATCTGACGCAGCACAAACCCTACAAGCAACCTTGATCCAACAGCAATTGGCTGCTATCGGTGTAACGGTTGAATTGGCTGGTGGCGATTCATCTGCCCTCTTCACAGAATTGCGCAAGGAAGGCTCAACAGCCTACAATCTCTTCCTGGGTGGCTACATCATGGGGAATGACCCAGACCAATATGCTCGTCTCTTCAAGTCAGGTGGAGCGTCTAACTACTTCAAATTGACTTCACCAGAAATTGACGGCTACTTTGCAGAAGGCGCGGTTGAGCTGGATAAGGCTAAGCGTGAAGAAATCTATGACAATTTGCAGAAAGAATTGGCTGACCAAGCGGCTATCTACCCAATTGTGGACAACAAGAAAATCTTGGCTGTTAACAAGCGTGTGAAAAATGTCGAAGAGGCTGGTTTGGTTCCAATCTTTACCTTTGAAGATCCGTCTAAATTGACGATTGAATAA